One window of the Acidimicrobiia bacterium genome contains the following:
- a CDS encoding PD-(D/E)XK nuclease family protein, giving the protein MAAFKDRTDPLRVSATLYGCYLQCPQQALARLRGVYPADSVAGFKGRLAHRVFARHLTDGEIAEEDFEMTCRRIIGESMSNDEVAHHLTMSEYRAMFREVHELYERFRLRSFTGFREAESEFVVESDDIVLTGRIDAIFEDDDGVRIVDWKTGTYLSDREPQLSFYAMAWHRGHDEVPVVSEAVSIATGDFVRLEPSAQSINDTDAQVAAMARTLQEALRDGTDLDRYGGPHCRWCPLLEDCTEGGSAVDLLDRPTGRSRRSVG; this is encoded by the coding sequence ATGGCAGCGTTCAAGGATCGGACCGATCCGTTGCGTGTCTCGGCGACCTTGTATGGGTGCTATCTGCAGTGTCCGCAACAGGCGCTTGCAAGGCTGCGTGGTGTCTACCCGGCCGATTCTGTTGCCGGATTCAAGGGTCGGCTTGCACACAGGGTCTTCGCTCGGCACCTCACCGACGGCGAGATCGCAGAGGAGGACTTCGAGATGACCTGCCGCAGGATTATCGGTGAGAGCATGTCGAACGACGAGGTCGCGCACCATCTCACGATGTCCGAGTACCGGGCGATGTTTCGCGAAGTCCACGAGCTGTATGAGCGTTTTCGGCTGCGTTCGTTTACCGGGTTCCGCGAGGCCGAGTCAGAGTTCGTGGTCGAGTCAGACGACATCGTGCTCACGGGTCGGATCGACGCCATCTTCGAAGACGACGACGGTGTCCGGATCGTCGACTGGAAGACCGGAACCTATCTGTCGGATCGAGAGCCCCAGCTGTCGTTCTACGCCATGGCCTGGCATCGCGGGCACGACGAGGTACCGGTCGTGAGTGAGGCCGTGTCGATCGCGACCGGGGACTTCGTCCGCCTCGAACCGTCGGCCCAGTCGATCAACGACACCGATGCACAGGTGGCAGCAATGGCCCGAACCTTGCAGGAGGCCCTGCGCGACGGGACCGATCTGGATCGGTACGGGGGACCGCACTGTCGCTGGTGCCCGCTCCTCGAGGACTGCACCGAGGGA